In Erigeron canadensis isolate Cc75 chromosome 6, C_canadensis_v1, whole genome shotgun sequence, the following are encoded in one genomic region:
- the LOC122603876 gene encoding transcription factor bHLH18-like gives MDIPSGAWLPELEMEDPHDFMNQHQRTCAYNDLMDSFSSQSFKGYLNLISKNQSVHQAAAINNNIGDFDKQEISYNKNTSARTTSSFAPICGSSSNTFTISFGDQNSPAEMNQNQLNNGYKLNYHDGIKSKEDMSLNELLGSIELPRRVSSTRRNHRQAQEHVLAERKRREKLTQRFISLSNLLPEIKKMDKATVLEDASKYIMDLQSRVKELEESSITGKNVVQESTASMRRSKFQDGHEDVASSFVESTNSLHCSSAYDPGIKARISGSNVLVRIYCNQNSSIALKALMEMERLHFTITCNSVLPISATAALITITAQMSEEFVMTAMDLVKCLQSSLSSFI, from the exons ATGGACATCCCATCTGGGGCATGGTTGCCTGAGTTG GAAATGGAAGATCCGCATGACTTTATGAATCAGCACCAACGTACATGTGCTTATAACGATTTAATGGATTCGTTTTCTTCACAAAGCTTCAAAGGTTACCTGAATTTGATCTCAAAAAACCAATCTGTTCATCAAGCAGCAGCCATCAACAATAATATTGGGGATTTTGACAAACAAGAAATTAGTTACAATAAGAACACTAGTGCTAGGACTACTAGCTCTTTTGCTCCTATTTGTGGATCCTCGTCAAACACTTTCACTATATCGTTTGGAGATCAAAACTCGCCGGCAGAGATGAACCAAAACCAACTCAATAACGGATATAAGCTGAATTACCATGATGGGATAAAATCTAAAGAAGATATGAGTCTTAATGAACTTCTTGGATCGATAGAGCTCCCTAGACGGGTGTCTAGCACAAGAAGAAACCATAGACAAGCCCAAGAACATGTCTTAGCTGAGAGGAAGAGAAGGGAGAAGTTGACGCAACGCTTCATTTCTTTGTCTAACCTCCTTCCTGaaataaaaaag ATGGACAAGGCTACGGTATTGGAAGATGCAAGTAAGTACATAATGGACCTTCAAAGCCGAGTGAAGGAACTTGAAGAATCATCAATCACGGGAAAAAATGTCGTACAGGAATCAACTGCCTCAATGAGAAGATCCAAGTTTCAAGATGGACATGAGGATGTTGCGTCTTCTTTTGTCGAGAGTACTAACTCTTTACATTGTAGCTCCGCATACGATCCTGGGATTAAAGCAAGAATTTCAGGAAGCAACGTACTCGTTAGAATTTACTGCAACCAAAATTCTTCGATTGCATTGAAAGCCCTCATGGAAATGGAGAGGCTACATTTTACAATCACGTGTAACAGCGTCCTTCCCATCTCTGCAACCGCTGCTCTTATCACCATTACGgctcag ATGAGTGAAGAGTTTGTCATGACAGCCATGGATCTTGTAAAATGCTTACAGTCATCCCTTTCGAGTTTTATATGA